Proteins co-encoded in one Bacillus paramycoides genomic window:
- a CDS encoding YjcZ family sporulation protein, with amino-acid sequence MSYGGSCAGFGGGFALLIVLFILLIIIGCSCWGGGGYGY; translated from the coding sequence ATGAGCTATGGTGGAAGTTGCGCTGGTTTTGGCGGTGGATTTGCTTTGCTTATCGTACTATTCATCCTTCTAATCATCATCGGATGTAGCTGTTGGGGTGGCGGCGGATACGGATACTAG
- a CDS encoding MFS transporter encodes MSVSYSALLKTNNNFKKLFYGQSLSVLGDWFHTVALLTFVYSITESPFMIALTFISKGLPQLLLSPFIGGVVDRFSKKKLLIFTDILRGIIVLTYLFALYKIEIIFISNICLSVLSCLFEPAKQATLKNIVHQNHFVTANSLSSTINSFMSIMGASLGGILAQSLHIEFAFLINSLSYFISAYFIYTMSVPSHDTCNKKKAFFTDIKDGYTYILQTKIILTLILVGISGGMIGGAYQLLLTIYAEEVFHTNIGILYTVQGAGLMIGSLFVTLYMSHSKEKMKKVFGWAYFLQGIFFLGFILSDQLIIGIITLFCMRIAGGIIVPLDTTLLQTYTKDNMIGKVFSFHYSIYGSLIQLSMFFTGALLEILSPQVIGTLLAICCIFISFIWLYLLYRGKLSEEPTII; translated from the coding sequence ATGTCAGTTTCTTATTCTGCACTTCTTAAAACAAATAATAACTTCAAAAAACTATTTTACGGGCAATCGTTAAGTGTACTTGGAGATTGGTTTCATACTGTAGCTTTATTAACATTCGTCTATAGTATAACGGAATCTCCGTTTATGATTGCACTAACTTTTATAAGTAAAGGTTTACCACAACTTCTACTTAGTCCTTTCATAGGCGGAGTTGTAGATCGTTTTTCTAAAAAGAAGCTTCTGATTTTTACTGATATTTTACGAGGCATAATCGTCCTCACTTACTTATTTGCACTATATAAAATTGAGATTATTTTCATTTCTAACATATGTTTATCCGTACTTTCTTGTTTATTTGAGCCGGCTAAACAAGCAACCTTAAAAAATATCGTACACCAAAATCATTTCGTAACTGCTAACTCTCTTTCTAGTACAATTAATAGTTTTATGTCTATTATGGGGGCTTCTTTAGGCGGAATCCTTGCACAATCTTTACATATTGAGTTCGCTTTTTTAATCAACAGCCTGTCATACTTTATTTCAGCCTATTTTATCTATACTATGAGTGTCCCTTCTCATGATACTTGTAACAAGAAAAAAGCATTTTTTACTGATATAAAAGATGGTTATACATACATATTACAAACAAAAATCATTTTAACATTAATTCTTGTCGGCATTTCAGGGGGCATGATTGGAGGTGCTTATCAACTACTACTAACGATCTATGCTGAAGAAGTTTTCCACACCAATATTGGAATTTTATATACGGTTCAAGGGGCTGGGCTTATGATTGGAAGCCTCTTCGTTACTCTTTATATGTCTCATAGTAAAGAAAAAATGAAAAAAGTATTCGGTTGGGCCTACTTCCTACAAGGAATTTTCTTTCTCGGATTCATTTTATCCGATCAACTTATTATCGGTATCATTACTCTATTCTGTATGCGCATAGCAGGAGGAATCATCGTTCCACTTGATACGACATTACTTCAAACTTACACGAAGGACAATATGATAGGTAAAGTTTTTTCATTCCATTATTCCATTTACGGATCTCTTATTCAGTTATCCATGTTTTTTACAGGAGCGCTTTTAGAAATTCTTTCTCCGCAAGTTATTGGTACCTTGCTAGCTATATGCTGTATTTTTATTAGTTTTATATGGCTTTACCTGCTTTATCGCGGGAAACTGAGTGAAGAACCTACTATCATTTAA
- a CDS encoding VOC family protein, with amino-acid sequence MIKGLYEAHLPVRNLEISIAFYESLGLKLYKRGDDIAFFWIKENESWLGLWEGTEYKVNYHPSLRHIAFQVSLHDLENAIHWLNQKGISARKGFGMEPIEPIVFPELAHAAVYFNDPDENSLELIAQLPVGLPTAEKVYLSEWKKQVQASSLHKD; translated from the coding sequence ATGATTAAAGGTCTTTACGAAGCACATTTACCTGTCCGTAACTTAGAGATATCAATAGCTTTTTATGAATCACTTGGACTGAAATTATATAAAAGAGGAGATGATATTGCTTTCTTTTGGATTAAAGAAAATGAAAGTTGGCTCGGCCTTTGGGAAGGCACAGAATACAAAGTGAATTATCACCCCTCTTTACGACACATCGCCTTTCAAGTAAGCTTACATGATTTAGAAAATGCGATACACTGGCTAAACCAAAAAGGCATTTCAGCACGAAAAGGTTTTGGAATGGAACCAATTGAACCGATTGTTTTTCCAGAATTAGCGCATGCCGCCGTATACTTTAACGATCCTGACGAAAATAGTTTAGAATTGATTGCACAATTACCTGTTGGACTCCCTACAGCTGAGAAAGTATATTTAAGCGAGTGGAAAAAACAAGTTCAAGCATCATCATTACATAAGGATTAA
- a CDS encoding aspartyl-phosphate phosphatase Spo0E family protein, with translation MYYNFTSNIMGKGSFSKEMEMGKLYNKIENKKKELIQLVARHGLDHDKVLLFSRDLDILINKFMNVKDKVHK, from the coding sequence TTGTACTATAATTTTACAAGTAATATTATGGGAAAAGGGAGTTTTAGTAAAGAGATGGAGATGGGAAAATTATACAATAAAATAGAAAACAAAAAGAAAGAACTAATTCAACTTGTGGCTAGACACGGATTGGATCATGATAAAGTTTTGTTATTTAGCCGAGATTTAGATATACTAATTAATAAGTTTATGAATGTAAAAGATAAAGTACATAAATAA